One window of bacterium genomic DNA carries:
- a CDS encoding RNA-binding protein: protein MNIYVGNLPRAASEADLRAVFEQHGPVSSAAIIKDKFSGESRGFGFVEMPGKSEALAAISAVNGQEMMGRALIVNEARPREERPARREGGGFPRRSGGFGGGGGGGRDGGHGGGNRW from the coding sequence ATGAATATCTACGTGGGTAATCTGCCGCGCGCCGCTTCTGAAGCGGACTTGCGTGCAGTGTTTGAGCAACATGGTCCGGTCAGCTCAGCTGCGATCATCAAAGACAAATTTAGCGGAGAGTCACGCGGGTTCGGTTTCGTTGAGATGCCGGGCAAGAGCGAGGCATTGGCGGCGATCTCTGCTGTTAACGGACAAGAAATGATGGGTCGCGCACTGATCGTGAACGAAGCTCGTCCGCGTGAAGAACGTCCCGCACGTCGTGAAGGCGGTGGATTCCCCCGTCGGAGCGGTGGCTTTGGCGGCGGCGGCGGTGGCGGACGCGATGGCGGCCATGGTGGCGGCAATCGCTGGTAA
- a CDS encoding DNA/RNA nuclease SfsA gives MATKFFLPYPSEVIEATLIKRFKRFFAEVVLDDGTQTHAFCPNTGRITSSIFEGGRVRLLPTPSAKIPFRWVQSLTPYGWSGIDTMTPNRFFRKLFSEFTVQGWGKASLVKPEATFGNSRFDYYLEYPGGVKRFVEVKSATYCLDSTDPAFTSYSSSHSPSPNPHRPFLVFPDSPSERAQKHINRLHELQREGFICSVLYAVQHPGGEFITAAKHIDMAYAIAVSAARLAGVEFRAFRLGAEPDGIRWENEEIPVL, from the coding sequence ATGGCAACCAAATTCTTTCTTCCTTACCCCAGTGAAGTTATCGAAGCAACTCTGATCAAACGTTTCAAACGATTCTTCGCCGAAGTAGTCTTGGACGATGGAACCCAAACCCACGCTTTCTGTCCGAATACTGGACGCATCACTTCGAGTATATTCGAGGGAGGACGCGTTCGCCTCCTTCCAACGCCGTCCGCGAAAATTCCGTTCCGTTGGGTACAGTCGCTTACACCTTATGGTTGGTCGGGAATCGATACCATGACGCCCAATCGATTCTTCCGAAAGTTGTTTTCCGAGTTTACTGTTCAAGGATGGGGAAAAGCGTCTTTGGTAAAGCCAGAAGCAACATTCGGGAACTCCCGCTTCGACTATTATCTCGAATACCCGGGTGGAGTAAAGCGTTTCGTTGAAGTGAAGTCGGCGACCTATTGTCTTGATTCCACTGATCCGGCTTTTACTTCGTACTCATCTTCCCATTCCCCATCCCCCAATCCCCATCGCCCGTTTTTGGTCTTCCCTGATTCCCCCAGCGAGCGGGCACAGAAACATATAAACCGACTCCACGAGTTACAACGTGAGGGTTTTATTTGTTCAGTATTATATGCCGTACAACATCCCGGTGGTGAATTTATCACAGCGGCAAAACACATAGATATGGCTTATGCAATAGCGGTGTCGGCGGCGCGCCTTGCTGGGGTTGAGTTTCGCGCATTTCGGTTAGGGGCGGAACCGGATGGAATCCGTTGGGAAAATGAAGAAATTCCTGTCTTATAG
- a CDS encoding ATP-binding protein produces MEQYPKPLPRAFFVAVFAALLLLVIGSWLYYRSELKRHNAFVTSELQAIADLKTQQIIDWRNERLSDANFLFSSPDIREYVSLLDHNPNNQAIEKQLRDRLNAMYINNKYSIMRVYDHTKTLRLSLPKKDIHSSDTFYRHQDSAASIRSIVVYDFHLPPGDTVHLEILIPFFHSSNSAFAGCVVLTINPYKNLYPMLKNFPSHSQTVECVLARAEDDSVVIINELRLVDYEPLQYRESIHSKTLPAAMAVRNEFGIREGIDYRGKRVLAAVQGLPGTGWGLVVKVDRDEIDRPFFERMLMVLAISLLMVSLFIALLAYWWQRRRNDQRIQMYEIEKEKIASELSYRSLFENMLNGYAYHKMIFDENDTPIDYTFLSVNQAFETQTGLKNVVGKNVCDVIPGIRSGSPELFEIYGKVAKSGIPHRFESYLAPLQQWFDISVFSPKDDHFVVVFDNITERRNSMEALKTSEERLRAFFESNLFGTILGDIYGGIYEANEEFCRIIGYSRDEIIDGKVKWDEITPPEFISADTKGIDEARAFGVCSPYEKQYIRKDGSHIWVLVGYILLGQERERSAAFILDISRVKSAEEQLRKLNVELEQRVEQRTEALTLANKELEAFSYSVSHDLRAPLRAIDGFSRIINEDYGKQLDSEAKRLLEVIRNNAKKMAQLIDDLLSFSRVGRSNLLASSVSMTEMVRAMYYEYTNTAQREKILFTLNPLPDAFGDPTLLRQVWANLLSNAIKFTSKKPQSKIEVSGEIINDEVVYTIRDNGAGFDMRYHEKLFGVFQRLHSPSEFEGTGVGLAIVQRIIHRHHGRVWAESIENEGATFYFSLPIQEKLL; encoded by the coding sequence ATGGAACAATACCCGAAACCGTTGCCAAGAGCATTTTTTGTCGCTGTTTTTGCTGCTCTGCTCCTGTTAGTTATTGGCAGTTGGTTGTATTATCGCTCGGAGCTTAAACGACACAATGCGTTTGTGACATCGGAGTTACAAGCCATCGCCGATCTTAAAACACAGCAAATCATCGATTGGCGAAACGAACGGTTAAGCGATGCCAATTTTCTTTTCTCGAGTCCCGACATCCGCGAATACGTTTCCTTACTGGATCATAATCCCAACAATCAAGCGATTGAGAAACAGCTCCGCGACCGTTTAAATGCGATGTACATAAACAATAAATACTCGATCATGCGGGTTTACGACCACACGAAAACATTGCGATTGTCCTTACCGAAAAAAGACATCCACTCGAGCGACACGTTTTATCGTCATCAGGATAGCGCTGCAAGCATTCGCAGTATTGTCGTCTACGATTTTCATCTTCCACCGGGTGACACCGTTCATTTAGAAATACTCATTCCCTTTTTCCATAGCAGCAATTCCGCTTTTGCTGGATGTGTCGTCCTTACAATTAATCCTTACAAAAACCTTTATCCGATGTTGAAGAACTTTCCCTCCCACTCTCAAACTGTGGAGTGTGTTTTAGCGCGCGCAGAGGATGACAGTGTCGTCATCATCAACGAGCTTCGACTTGTCGACTATGAACCCTTGCAGTACCGAGAATCGATCCACTCCAAAACTTTGCCGGCGGCAATGGCGGTACGAAATGAGTTCGGAATTCGTGAAGGAATCGACTATCGCGGCAAGCGGGTTTTGGCGGCTGTACAGGGGCTTCCCGGCACTGGATGGGGGTTGGTCGTAAAGGTTGACCGGGACGAAATTGATCGTCCGTTTTTTGAACGAATGCTAATGGTTTTAGCGATCTCACTGCTTATGGTATCGCTGTTTATTGCACTGCTGGCATATTGGTGGCAGCGCCGTAGAAATGATCAGAGAATTCAGATGTACGAAATCGAGAAAGAGAAGATAGCCAGCGAGTTATCCTACCGCTCTTTATTCGAGAACATGTTGAATGGATACGCCTACCATAAAATGATTTTCGATGAGAACGACACTCCCATCGACTACACTTTTTTAAGTGTTAATCAAGCGTTTGAGACCCAGACCGGGTTAAAAAATGTAGTCGGAAAAAACGTTTGCGATGTGATACCCGGGATTCGTTCGGGCAGCCCGGAGTTGTTTGAGATTTATGGAAAAGTGGCAAAGTCTGGCATTCCCCATCGCTTTGAATCGTATCTCGCGCCATTACAACAATGGTTCGATATTTCGGTTTTCAGCCCCAAAGACGATCATTTTGTCGTTGTATTCGACAACATCACCGAGCGCAGAAATTCGATGGAAGCGTTGAAAACCAGTGAAGAGCGGTTGCGGGCATTCTTCGAGTCAAATTTATTCGGAACGATCCTGGGCGATATTTACGGCGGCATTTATGAAGCGAATGAAGAGTTTTGCCGCATCATCGGCTACAGCCGGGATGAAATAATCGACGGCAAAGTGAAGTGGGATGAGATCACGCCTCCTGAGTTCATTTCCGCTGACACGAAGGGTATCGATGAAGCTCGTGCGTTTGGTGTATGCTCGCCGTATGAAAAACAGTACATCCGGAAAGACGGATCGCACATTTGGGTATTGGTAGGATACATTCTGTTAGGACAGGAACGCGAGCGATCAGCAGCTTTCATTCTTGATATCTCGCGAGTAAAATCCGCCGAAGAACAATTACGAAAGTTGAATGTCGAGTTGGAACAGCGCGTCGAACAACGTACCGAAGCATTGACACTCGCCAATAAGGAATTGGAAGCGTTTTCTTATTCGGTATCCCATGATCTCCGTGCTCCCCTCCGCGCGATCGATGGATTCTCACGCATCATCAACGAGGACTATGGAAAACAGCTCGACAGCGAGGCAAAACGTCTGCTTGAAGTCATACGAAACAACGCAAAAAAAATGGCGCAGCTCATTGATGATTTGCTATCGTTCTCCCGAGTAGGCCGATCAAATCTGCTGGCTTCATCAGTTTCGATGACCGAAATGGTACGGGCAATGTATTATGAGTACACGAACACCGCGCAAAGGGAGAAGATATTGTTTACATTGAATCCTTTGCCGGATGCATTCGGCGACCCAACTTTGCTGCGACAAGTATGGGCCAACCTACTCAGTAACGCAATTAAATTCACATCTAAGAAACCACAAAGCAAAATTGAAGTTAGCGGAGAAATCATCAACGACGAGGTTGTTTATACTATTCGCGATAACGGCGCCGGCTTCGATATGCGCTACCATGAAAAGCTATTCGGGGTATTTCAACGACTCCACAGCCCAAGCGAGTTTGAAGGTACCGGTGTTGGGTTGGCTATCGTTCAACGCATTATTCATCGCCACCACGGCAGAGTATGGGCGGAAAGCATAGAAAACGAAGGGGCAACTTTTTACTTCAGCTTACCGATTCAGGAGAAACTATTATGA
- a CDS encoding response regulator, producing MNVASKTIDILYVEDNPDDVELTMRAMRKHNFVNFVHVVGDGEEALDFLYARGKYEQRSKLQRPKLVLLDLKLPKISGLEVLRQIKADPERKSIPIVVLTSSREDVDIEECYKLGVNSYIVKPVEFERFVQAVCDLGLYWLLLNEPPVAN from the coding sequence ATGAACGTCGCATCCAAGACAATTGACATTCTCTATGTCGAAGACAATCCCGATGATGTCGAGCTAACAATGCGCGCTATGCGCAAACACAATTTCGTGAATTTCGTTCATGTCGTCGGCGACGGCGAAGAGGCGTTAGATTTTCTCTATGCCCGCGGCAAGTATGAACAACGCAGCAAACTACAGCGACCGAAATTAGTTTTGCTCGATTTGAAGTTGCCGAAGATAAGCGGTCTCGAAGTGTTACGCCAGATCAAAGCCGACCCCGAGCGGAAATCGATTCCAATTGTTGTGCTGACATCTTCGCGCGAAGACGTCGATATCGAGGAGTGCTACAAGTTGGGAGTCAATAGTTATATCGTTAAGCCGGTGGAATTTGAACGGTTTGTGCAAGCGGTTTGCGATCTCGGGTTGTATTGGCTCTTACTCAATGAGCCGCCGGTAGCAAATTAA